One genomic segment of Stigmatopora argus isolate UIUO_Sarg chromosome 1, RoL_Sarg_1.0, whole genome shotgun sequence includes these proteins:
- the rer1 gene encoding protein RER1 isoform X2, which yields MSEGDSVGESIHGKQSIIAAFFTRTGQIYQSWLDKSTPYSAVRWGSTLLFTALYMIRVYILQGWYIVTYALGIYHLNLFIAFLSPKVDPSLLDEDEGPALPTKQNEEFRPFIRRLPEFKFWHSATKGIVIAMICTFFEAFNVPVFWPILVMYFIMLFCITMKRQIKHMIKYRYLPFTHGKRTYKEET from the exons ATGTCAGAAGGGGACAGCGTTGGGGAGTCAATCCATGGAAAACAATCTATAATCGCTGCCTTTTTCACTCGGACTGGACAG ATTTACCAGTCATGGCTGGACAAGTCAACACCATACTCTGCAGTCCGATGGGGCTCCACTCTTCTATTTACCGCGTTATACATGATCAGAGTGTACATACTACAG GGTTGGTATATAGTCACATATGCCCTGGGAATCTATCATCTGAACCTGTTCATTGCTTTTCTATCTCCAAAAGTGGATCCATCACTCCTTGACGAAG ATGAGGGCCCTGCCCTTCCTACCAAGCAGAATGAAGAGTTCCGTCCATTCATTCGGAGGCTGCCCGAGTTCAAATTCTG GCATTCAGCAACAAAAGGCATTGTCATTGCCAtgatttgcacattttttgaAGCCTTCAATGTGCCGGTGTTTTGGCCCATACTTGTCATGTACTTCATCATGCTCTTCTGCATCACCATGAAAAGGCAGATCAAG CATATGATCAAGTATAGATACTTACCATTCACACATGGGAAGAGGACATACAAAG AGGAAACGTAA
- the rer1 gene encoding protein RER1 isoform X1, protein MSEGDSVGESIHGKQSIIAAFFTRTGQIYQSWLDKSTPYSAVRWGSTLLFTALYMIRVYILQGWYIVTYALGIYHLNLFIAFLSPKVDPSLLDEDEGPALPTKQNEEFRPFIRRLPEFKFWHSATKGIVIAMICTFFEAFNVPVFWPILVMYFIMLFCITMKRQIKHMIKYRYLPFTHGKRTYKGKEETGKPFAS, encoded by the exons ATGTCAGAAGGGGACAGCGTTGGGGAGTCAATCCATGGAAAACAATCTATAATCGCTGCCTTTTTCACTCGGACTGGACAG ATTTACCAGTCATGGCTGGACAAGTCAACACCATACTCTGCAGTCCGATGGGGCTCCACTCTTCTATTTACCGCGTTATACATGATCAGAGTGTACATACTACAG GGTTGGTATATAGTCACATATGCCCTGGGAATCTATCATCTGAACCTGTTCATTGCTTTTCTATCTCCAAAAGTGGATCCATCACTCCTTGACGAAG ATGAGGGCCCTGCCCTTCCTACCAAGCAGAATGAAGAGTTCCGTCCATTCATTCGGAGGCTGCCCGAGTTCAAATTCTG GCATTCAGCAACAAAAGGCATTGTCATTGCCAtgatttgcacattttttgaAGCCTTCAATGTGCCGGTGTTTTGGCCCATACTTGTCATGTACTTCATCATGCTCTTCTGCATCACCATGAAAAGGCAGATCAAG CATATGATCAAGTATAGATACTTACCATTCACACATGGGAAGAGGACATACAAAGGCAAGGAAGAAACAGGGAAACCTTTTGCAAGTTAA